The Leptolyngbya sp. CCY15150 sequence TGTGCCGCGTCTCCTCGCCCAGCACATCGTGCGATCCGCCAACGATTCGGTATCAGATGTCCAACGAGCGATGTAAGTCGCTTTCGATCCGGGCGGTCATCCGACCTGCCCCTCGCCCATTCTTTATTGATTGACCCAGCATAGCGTTTGCATGAAAGATCTTAATACCGACCAAACCACCACCCTGCTCAATACCATCATGGAATTTGAACTCGCTGGCGTGGTGCGCTATACCCACTATTCCCTCATGGTCACCGGCCCAAACCGCATCCCCATCGTGGACTTTTTTAAGGCCCAAGCTGCCGAGTCTCTGCTCCATGCCCAACAGGTAGGTGAAATTTTAACGGGATTGGAAGGCCATCCCAGTTTGAAAATTGCCCCGATGGAGGAAACGTTTCAGCATACCGTCCACGACATTCTCCAGGAAAGCCTCAACCACGAACAAAAAGCCCTGTTGCTCTATAAGGAGCTTTTAACCGTGGTGGAAGATGCCAGCATTTATCTGGAAGAGTTTGCCCGCACCATGATTGGTCAAGAAGAATTACACAACATCGAAATTAAAAAGATGCTGCGTGATTTTAGCTAGGCTCGTCTAAGTCGCACATATCCTCTCGCAAGCAAAAACGCGATCGCCCCCATCAGGAGCGATCGCGTTTTTAGCTATAGATCCAATCAACCCTACCTTCAAGACGTCGGGTCACCTGAGTGCCATGACGTTATGAGTAGAAAACCCTAGGTAGGATGCGTTGCGCTATCGTTAACGCACCAGGCCGAGACAGTGCGTTACGGCTTCGCCTCACGGCACTACAACTCTTTGTACGACTCTTTGTAGGAGCGATCGCGTTTTGTTAGACAGTCGTTCTGTATTCGATCGAATGTATCTACTCGAATGTATCCGATCGAACCTGCCTTCGAGATATCGGTTAGATTTCCGCCACAGCCCGTTCAATCAAACGGCGGGCTAAGGTTTGAATCCCCGTATGCTCGTAGTATTTGGAATACATATCTAAAAATGCGCCGATGTAGTCAAACTTGTCTTTCGACACATCCACAAACTTACTTAAGTTGTCAACCACCGCATCCGGCGTTAGGTTTTTCGAAGACACAAACTTCTCCATCCAGCCCTTTGTTGATTCCACACTTTCAGTGACGAAGTGAAGCTGACCCTTAGGGCTATCCCCTGGAATCATCGATCCTACAGCCTTAAAAGTGGAATTTTGGGTAAGGTCTGACGGCTGCATAGACTTGAGAGTTTGCAGTCCCTTAGCAGCAAAGCTTGGGCCAAGGGGCACCAAACCATCAAAACAAACTAAGGCTGCCATCCGCATCAGCGATTCGCCGCCATAGTCTGCCAAGGCTTTCAGAAAGTCGCCAATGCTGTCTCCAGGAATGCCGTTAATTTGGCAAAATGCCACCAGTTCCACCACCAGCTTGACGCAAAGGTCGAGGGTCTGGGCTTTTTCTGGCTTGGGCGTTAGATTTTTCAACACCCCGAGGAATGAAATATCTTGCCCAATTTTGTTGACCAAGGCGGCTGTACCTAGGGCTCCGGAGGCTGAGTCCACCGTTTGGTAGAGCCATAGGGCCCGCTGATAGCCCTGGGACTTGTCGTTATATAGAGCGATCGCTCGTTCAGCAATCTGTTTCACCAGCGCCGGATCGGTTTCTCGGGTCACGGTGCGAATGGTATGGTCAAAACCAACTAAGTTATCCCACTGTTTAGGAATCACAAAATCCAGCGCCCGTAACGACATAACGGTAACGCCACGGGTGGGCAACTGGTCTACCAGTTCATAAATTGGCTTACTCACATTGATCTCCTGAGAGTTCCAGAAAGGGATACGATCGAACAAGGTGTCCCGCTACTCTAAGCGCGCTAATCCAGATAGGTCAAACTGTTCTAGCCACGCCACCCGATCGCTCCGGGCAAAGGAATCATCCCGCGACTGTACCTTAACCTGAAAGCGATCGCTCACCAAAATTGCCGTTTGCTGGGAGCCAATATCCACCGCTGGATAACCAGCAATTTGCTCCGTACTATCCGCAAACTTCTGGGCAGAGGCAGGATTGCTCGTCGTATCGTTAATGGACAGCATGGCGACCGTCGTGCCTCCTTGGTTGAGCTTATATTCAGCAAAACCTTGCTTCTCTTGGGCTGGCACCACCTCTAAGCCATTGGCGGAGGCAGGAAAGAAACGGTTGAAATTACTGCCCGCTAAAGCATCCTCAGAAACAGCCTCCGGGGCATTGCGCCCGGTGGTTTCCTGCTGAATCGATTCGTAGGGCGAGGGGGGCTGAGTACTGCAGGCCGTAGTCAACAGCACCATACTCAGCAAAAGCGACGCCAACACGGTGCGCCATCGCATTGCAGCCATAGACATGCTCCTAATTGCAAAAATGTAGCGTGAGGGCAGCCGGAACAGGTGCGATCGCCCTCTCGTCAAACATACTAAGATGAAACTTTTAATTAAGTCATGAGTCTACGTCTAAGCACCCATGACACCTCTTCCGTCTAAGTCTAGCGGATTTTAGTCCAGCCGAGGCCGTTGGGAGCGATCGCCCTGAGTCAAACCGGCTCTGTCCCATAGCCAACGTTCAGAAGGGAGGCAACAGGCTAGAATGGTCGGACAGGTCTCACCAAAGCTGTTCTGAGCGATCGCCATGGGTTGGGTGCATAATATCCCCTGAGAATTGATGATTTCACCCGGATAATCGGGCATTCTTGGGGTAGGAACCTATTGAATACATCCTATTTAAACCTCAGTGCATAACCACCATGTCAGTCTCCTTCGTCTTGGTCAGCACCAGCCTGGCACAAACACCTGAAGCAACCCCATCTGGGTTGCTGCAAAGTTCAACCCCTTGGATGATTTCATCGGGATTGCTGTTGGTGCTGCTGGTTGCAGGGGGCGTAGTCGGCAAACGAAAACTTGACAAGATTGCCAAGCAAAAGCGGTTTGAAGAGTTTAAGAATCGTGAACTTCAGAAAAAACTGCGGCTCGCCCTCCAAACCATCAGCAAAATGGAGCGCAACCCAGATTTGATTCACTCGCGGGAATTTAACCTCGACTATCTGCGGATGCGGATGGAAGAAGAGCAGTTCAAATTCGCCATTGTCAATCAGATCAAGATCAAGGTGAAGGAAAAGATTTCTGTGGCCCTGCGTCCGACTCAAAGCGATCGCGGCGGCATTGTCGGTATTGCCAGCGGTGGACGGTTGGTAGACGAAATTTTTGACGTGGAATATAACCTCCACAACTCTCCTAAGAAAGTCACGCGGGTCTTGTTCCGCATTCAAATTAAGCTGACCAAGTTACCGACCCAGCCCACCTCGGAAACCATTCGCCAGATTATTGACTGCCTAGCTAAGTTCATGAGTCCGGGGGGAGAAGCAGACAACTGGCAGCCAGTAATTCAAAGCAAAATTGCCACCCTCCACTGGGATCAAAAAGCGAAACCGACTCCCCTGTTGGTGCTAGAACAACTCCACGACGGAGCCAACGTCACCTATCGCACCACCCGCATGGCCACGGGACGATAGGGATCCTAGTCATATCCGAGGCTTTTTAGGAGTAGATACAAACTCCGGCGAGGTTTCCAGCAGGGCCGCCACCCGCGCCTGCATCTGTAGATGACGTTCGACTCCTTCGTAGCGATAGGGGTTATAGCCGTTGGTCTGGATTTGATCGGTCATCCTATCAATCCGCTCGGAGGTATCTGGGTGGGTGGATAGCCAAACGGGGGCAACGGGGCGATCGCTTTGTTCTTGTTGCAGGGTCACCATCAGGTTTTGCAACCCATCGGCGGCATAATCCGAACTTGCCAAAAGGCGCGTGCCCAACTCATCGGCCTGGCGTTCCATATCCCGGCTGTAGCTGAACACCAGTAAATTGGTACCCAGCCCGCCGTAGGGCACCACCTGCAGAAGATTGGCCGTCAGGTTGCCCTGGGTCACCAGTTGAAACCCATGGGACAACACGGCATGGGCCAGTTCATGGGCAATCAGGCCTGCCAATTCGGCTTCCGACTCGCTTTGCAAAATGGCTCCAGCGTTGATAAAAATTTTGCCCCCCGGCAAGGCAAAGGCATTCAAGGTCTCGTCTCTGACCACGTAAAACTCATAGTCAAACTCATCTCGTCCAGCCAGTTCTGCTAATCCATGGCCAATCTCATTGACGTAGGCCACAACCTCCTCGTCTTCAACCATATCTAAACGGTTCAGGGCACGGTTGGCGATCGCTTCTCCCACCGCTGACTCGCCCCGCAGCATCAACATCGTCGTTTCAAGAGCCGAAAATGGCCCAAATAAGCCCCCAGTCAAGGCATAGCCAATCGCCCCGGTAAACACATTGGCGATCGCATTGGCCCGCAGTCGATTGCGCAGTCGCGACTGAAACCGTCCCAGATAGTCATCCGCCAAGATGCCCATCTCCTCCGCCGTTTCCGCATCGGGGTTGAACAAGGAAAATTGGCGGGCAGCTAACGAGGCTTCCAACCATTGTTCATCGGCCACCAAAGCTGCTACCCGCGCCTGGGCCAGCTCGGCATCATGGGGATATAGATTCACCGCTCGCTCTAGAACCAAAACGGCATCGGCGTGGCGATCGTAGGCGCTGAGCATCTCCGCATAGAGCAAATGGCCGGGAATGAACGCGGGCTCGGTTTCTGTCAGCAGCTCCAGCGGCACCAAAATGCGGGTTTCTAAATTGCTGGTCTGGCCCTCCAGAGCCTCCCGCCAGTAGACCCCCGCCGCCGGAGACAGTTGGGCCGGATCGCGATAGGGTAAGGGGCGATCGCGATCTTCTGCCCTGGTGAACCCCTGCCCCTTAGCTTGGCGATACAGCACCTCGGCTTCTTCCCGCCGTCCTTGCTGGAAGAGGCGATCGGCATGGATCAAAAGCTGCTGGCGGGACGTGGGAGAGTCCTCATCCGCTGCCTCTGGCTTGGCGGAAGTAGTCGGTGTTCTAGGCTTATCGGCCTCCTCAGGATTTTCTAGGCTTAGATCGGCGTCATCTGGCGTTACATGTTCTCCCTCTGGCGTCGCCTCGACCTCAATCAACGACGCAGGATCATCAACTGGTGGGGCAGCTACTGGTGATGTACTGGCCTCAACCGGCGGCACATCACTGGAACTTGGGGACATATCTAGCGGCTCAAGCGCTTCCGAATCAGGCGCTTGGGCATGACGATCGAGGGTCTGGATCGTCTCATCCGTTTCCATCGTCACAGGAGACAGATGCAGCGCCTGGCTGTCTCCAGGCCAGGCCCCATCGCCATAGACTAAGAGCGATCGCTCCTCCTTCCGCTCCAGGTAGGACAGATGACGAACCGGCTGATGCTCCAGCCCGTGAGCAGAGTCTGAAGCTATGGTGGGAGATAGGTTCTCCCGCGTCTTGTCAGGCTCAGAGGTCGGTTGGGCGATCGCTGCCAAAGACCATAACGTTCCCCCCGTTACCAAGCTACCCACCATCACCATCCGTAGCCAAAGAGCAGACCTAGACAGGGAAGCGATCGCGTTAGGAATCCGGGATGCTAAGAGTGATGTATTCATTAAGATGGCCCTAAATGACGCTCGTTAGAATAGACTCAGCGCAGGCGATCGCCATTCATCTATTGCCGTTCGCTTGCTCCTCTGTTCGTACTCGTACCCGTTAGATTTCAACGTCGAAATCTCATAACGTGATGTTCCACCTTGAATGGCACAATTTTCGATCATGAGCAGCATGAACAACAAAACCGTCGCCTACATTCTCTGGGCAGTCTGGCCCCTAACTGGGCTGGCGGGTCTCCATCGCTTTTATAACAAACGCTATGTGTCTGGCTTTGTTTGGTTGATCACGTTCGGGCTCTTTGGAATTGGGCAAATCATCGACCTCTTCTACATTCCCGACATGGTCGAAGCCCATAATGCTGACATCCGAGCGAAGCTAGGCATGTCTCCCTACGGAGTGCCGCTCAACGGTTCTAACACGCCCGCCCAAGTCATGCCCCCCGCACGCCCCCGCACGGCTGACCAATTGATGGTTGAGCTAGCTAAAGCAGCCCATAACCACAATGGCCGACTATCGGTCACCCAAGCCGTCATTGCCACCGGCTGCACCTTTGACGAAGCTGAAAAAACCCTGCGCACCATGTTTAAGTCCGGCTATGTCGGGCTAGCCAATGATCCCGACTCCGGCGCGGTGGTCTACGAATTTGTAGAGCTGTAACAACGGGAGTCTCTACCCTAGCGAAAACGCCCCTCAACCCAGGCTGAGAGGCGTTTAAGACCACGTTGGTATCGCGTTAGGCCATGCTGTTCTCAATCGCCCAGCGGGCCAGCTCGGTACGGTTATGCAAACCAGTTTTGCCTAGCATATTGCTCACATGGCTTTCAATGGTGCGCTGACTCACGCTCAGCCCTTCGGCAATTTCCCG is a genomic window containing:
- a CDS encoding ferritin-like domain-containing protein; its protein translation is MKDLNTDQTTTLLNTIMEFELAGVVRYTHYSLMVTGPNRIPIVDFFKAQAAESLLHAQQVGEILTGLEGHPSLKIAPMEETFQHTVHDILQESLNHEQKALLLYKELLTVVEDASIYLEEFARTMIGQEELHNIEIKKMLRDFS
- a CDS encoding M48 family metallopeptidase, whose translation is MNTSLLASRIPNAIASLSRSALWLRMVMVGSLVTGGTLWSLAAIAQPTSEPDKTRENLSPTIASDSAHGLEHQPVRHLSYLERKEERSLLVYGDGAWPGDSQALHLSPVTMETDETIQTLDRHAQAPDSEALEPLDMSPSSSDVPPVEASTSPVAAPPVDDPASLIEVEATPEGEHVTPDDADLSLENPEEADKPRTPTTSAKPEAADEDSPTSRQQLLIHADRLFQQGRREEAEVLYRQAKGQGFTRAEDRDRPLPYRDPAQLSPAAGVYWREALEGQTSNLETRILVPLELLTETEPAFIPGHLLYAEMLSAYDRHADAVLVLERAVNLYPHDAELAQARVAALVADEQWLEASLAARQFSLFNPDAETAEEMGILADDYLGRFQSRLRNRLRANAIANVFTGAIGYALTGGLFGPFSALETTMLMLRGESAVGEAIANRALNRLDMVEDEEVVAYVNEIGHGLAELAGRDEFDYEFYVVRDETLNAFALPGGKIFINAGAILQSESEAELAGLIAHELAHAVLSHGFQLVTQGNLTANLLQVVPYGGLGTNLLVFSYSRDMERQADELGTRLLASSDYAADGLQNLMVTLQQEQSDRPVAPVWLSTHPDTSERIDRMTDQIQTNGYNPYRYEGVERHLQMQARVAALLETSPEFVSTPKKPRI
- a CDS encoding TM2 domain-containing protein, whose product is MAQFSIMSSMNNKTVAYILWAVWPLTGLAGLHRFYNKRYVSGFVWLITFGLFGIGQIIDLFYIPDMVEAHNADIRAKLGMSPYGVPLNGSNTPAQVMPPARPRTADQLMVELAKAAHNHNGRLSVTQAVIATGCTFDEAEKTLRTMFKSGYVGLANDPDSGAVVYEFVEL